The Prevotella melaninogenica nucleotide sequence GTTCACCACCGCCAAAACAGATACCGCCACCCGTTGCCACAAAGTAAAGATCGTCTATCTCCACCTCACTATACAACTCACCGGGTGTCAGCCTGCACCATACACCATCAGCCTGCAAGCACTGAGCGTTTAAGCAGTACTCGCAATGCAGCGGACAACCATGAAAGCCTACCAATGTTGTTACGCCTTCGCCATCCGTGGTGAGCCTGTGCCGATTAATGGCAATAAACGGTGCTGTTATTTCTGATTGCATTTCTCTTTATGTGATTGAGGAACAGTACTGTCGGCTAATTCTTTCTCTAAATACTCCCAGTCTATCTCTCCTACTTTGTCAAGAGAAGGATCTAAACGGACCACCATATCATCAGGATTACGAATAGACTTCACTGCTATCACCTTATCCTCAAACCCATAAGATGAAAAAACGAGGGTGTCATTACGATTAACCTGCAATACAAATCTTCCATCTTCGCCCAAAGACAGCCTCTTCTTACCTCCTAATAACATAACATTAACTTCCGAAGCAGCCTTACCAGTAGAAGAGTCGAGCACTCGTCCAATAATAACAATAGCATTCTTCAAATCTGCAGTGAGTGCTTTTGGTATCACTTCTTGCTTGCCCATAACTGGCGTATCAGTAGAATCCTGAGCTTTATTCTCAACGTTGCAAACTTTGGGAGTGTTCTGACATGATGTAAGCGGAACCGTAGCAACACAAAGACCAGCAGCCAAACCAGCCACTTTCATGCCCCATCCTTTGCGTTTCCGTT carries:
- a CDS encoding membrane receptor RagA produces the protein MTKGKSTCKLLKDIRQQIADANGISYQPKECHYEGDCAGTCPACEAEIRYLETQLRERKRKGWGMKVAGLAAGLCVATVPLTSCQNTPKVCNVENKAQDSTDTPVMGKQEVIPKALTADLKNAIVIIGRVLDSSTGKAASEVNVMLLGGKKRLSLGEDGRFVLQVNRNDTLVFSSYGFEDKVIAVKSIRNPDDMVVRLDPSLDKVGEIDWEYLEKELADSTVPQSHKEKCNQK